The following are encoded in a window of Panicum virgatum strain AP13 chromosome 5N, P.virgatum_v5, whole genome shotgun sequence genomic DNA:
- the LOC120675077 gene encoding kinesin-like protein KIN-14E, with amino-acid sequence MERPLSCSGRRGVRESGGGGGPAASRVPFSAYRCVASSGEALASATASPSPAAEEGRGGGIQPGMMNPPPSRIAAIATPSPSLIPPGLAVIELGPAKKQVDTDELQKTKQMLEKAKQEVRHKDDSLRKLQGKDQLRKNLQEKVKELEGQIDSKTHSQMTSEKQQLQLSGKLKEKEEMCTALQQKMKNLELKSKEHIRSLELKNKDLELKLKEKEDQQSVAELKNSELEPKLKELEHQRNKEVELKFLRSSNSLNTQQPLIPKTAEAVVNEKKRKDDARNASIVGEQESKRLKKTAAKPPWVVKNLERSKALSRAAAAAAAAATHKWCSIATSAS; translated from the exons ATGGAGAGGCCCCTCTCCTGCTCTGGGCGGCGCGGGGTCCGCGAatccggcggtggtggaggaccGGCGGCCAGCAGGGTCCCCTTCTCGGCGTATCGTTGCGTGGCCTCCTCCGGCGAGGCTTTGGCGTCCGCGACGGCCTCCCCATCACCGGCGGCAGAagaagggcgcggcggcggcatccagCCAGGCATGATGAATCCCCCGCCGTCGCGCATCGCCGCCATTGCGACCCCTTCCCCGTCGCTCATTCCTCCAG gACTGGCGGTGATTGAATTGGGACCAGCAAAGAAGCAAGTTGATACTGATGAACTTCAAAAGACCAAACAGATG CTTGAAAAAGCTAAGCAAGAAGTCAGACATAAGGATGACTCTTTGAGAAAGCTACAAGGGAAAGATCAACTGCGCAAGAACTTGCAAGAAAAG GTAAAAGAGCTTGAGGGTCAAATAGATTCCAAGACACATTCTCAAATGACATCAGAGAAGCAGCAGCTTCAGCTCTCAggaaaattaaaggagaaagaggaAATGTGTACTGCCCTTCAGCAAAAG ATGAAAAATCTGGAGCTCAAGTCGAAGGAACATATACGATCACTTGAGTTGAAG AACAAAGACCTGGAGCTCAAGttgaaagaaaaagaagaccAGCAATCTGTTGCGGAATTAAAG AACTCAGAGCTGGAGCCCAAGTTGAAGGAACTAGAACACCAGCGGAACAAAGAGGTGGAGCTCAAGTTCCTGAGGAGCTCAAATTCCCTGAACACGCAGCAGCCTTTAATTCCTAAGACTGCTGAAGCGGTGGTGaatgagaagaagagaaaagatgatGCAAGGAACGCATCCATCGTTGGTGAACAAGAGAGCAAGAGGCTAAAGAAAACAGCAGCCAAGCCTCCTTGGGTTGTGAAGAATTTGGAAAGGTCAAAAGCATTGTCAagggctgctgccgctgccgcagccGCTGCTACACACAAG TGGTGTAGCATTGCAACTTCTGCATCCTGA